In Gigantopelta aegis isolate Gae_Host chromosome 6, Gae_host_genome, whole genome shotgun sequence, the following are encoded in one genomic region:
- the LOC121375204 gene encoding pre-mRNA-splicing factor 38A-like: protein MANRTVKDAHSVKGTNPQYLVEKIIRTRIYECRYWKEECFALTAALLVDKAMELKYIGGIFGGNIKPTPFLCLILKMLQIQPEKDIVVEFIRNEDFKYVRALGAVYMRLVGTSLDCYKYLEPLYYDYRKMRRMNRNGEFEVLHMDEFIDELLREERICDIILPRVQKRQVLEENNQLESRVSAVEEDLEDMETDDEEELVRDSRRSPTPEKSQRHRDADKITRSPSPRIRRSRSRSPHRRDREERRHDRDKDRKRHRSPGKKHREEDDRRHKSKKSKKDRKDDDHRSHKHRHEKDGRHHHKDRRDRDEKDRRGREDPDVREANELRARLGMVPLRP, encoded by the exons ATGGCGAATCGTACGGTGAAAGATGCTCATTCGGTTAAAGGAACGAATCCTCAATATTTGGTTGAAAAAATCATACGGACTCGGATATACGAATGTAGATATTGGAAAGAAGAATGTTTTGCACTCACAG CTGCACTTTTGGTCGACAAGGCAATGGAACTGAAATATATTGGTGGTATCTTTGGTGGAAATATTAAGCCAACTCCATTTCTATGTCTGATCCTGAAAATGTTGCAGATCCAACCAGAGAAGGATATTGTGGTAGAGTTTATaagaaatgaagatttcaa GTATGTAAGAGCTTTGGGAGCAGTATATATGCGTTTAGTGGGAACATCGTTAGACTGTTACAAGTATTTGGAGCCACTTTATTATGATTACAGGAAGATGCGTAGAATGAACAGAAATGGCG AGTTTGAAGTTCTGCACATGGATGAGTTTATTGACGAGTTGCTGAGAGAAGAAAGAATCTGTGATATCATTCTACCAAGAGTACAG AAACGCCAGGTGTTGGAAGAAAACAACCAGCTGGAGTCGCGAGTGAGTGCTGTGGAAGAGGATCTCGAAGACATGGAGACTGATGATGAGGAAGAACTTGTTAGA GATTCTCGAAGAAGTCCAACTCCAGAAAAGTCTCAGAGACACAGAGACGCTGACAAAATAACGAGAAGTCCCTCGCCTAGAATCAGACGCAGTCGTTCAAGGTCTCCACATAGAAG AGATCGGGAGGAAAGGCGACACGATCGAGACAAAGACCGAAAACGTCACAGGTCACCAG GAAAGAAGCACAGAGAAGAAGATGATAG aagACACAAGAgcaagaaaagtaaaaaagacCGGAAAGACGATGATCACCGGAGTCATAAACACAGACACGAAAAAGACGGCAGACATCATCACAAGGATCGCCGAGACCGGGACGAGAAGGATCGCAGAGGTCGTGAGGACCCCGATGTCAGAGAAGCTAATGAACTCCGGGCAAGGCTGGGTATGGTACCTTTGAGACCTTGA